A part of Myxococcales bacterium genomic DNA contains:
- a CDS encoding cytochrome c, with amino-acid sequence MTAHARGHRARRALVAALGCALAACSKDPPAPSSSAPSSSAPSSSAPSSSAPSSADAKLAFVVEGRPARELTLAELRREIPTETLTVFDPYYKKPKTFRALRFAEVLRVGFEGAKGTADAGGAPSELLLRAKDGYTVPLRPPLSTEPGAYLAYEDVEVPGWEPIGPQRANPAPFYLVWREPGQQNLETHPRPWQLATIERASFERTFPHTVPTGAPPGSLAVVGFGLFRDRCVRCHAINREGGRVGPELNVPKNVLEYRTVAEVKTYIRDPLSLRYGNMPPHPDLREADLDALVGYLEVMKARKFDPDGQPKKP; translated from the coding sequence GTGACGGCTCACGCGCGCGGGCACCGCGCGAGGCGCGCCCTGGTCGCGGCGCTCGGGTGCGCCCTCGCCGCGTGCTCGAAGGACCCCCCCGCGCCGTCGTCGTCAGCGCCGTCGTCGTCAGCGCCGTCGTCGTCAGCGCCGTCGTCGTCAGCGCCGTCGTCGGCCGACGCGAAGCTCGCGTTCGTGGTCGAGGGCCGGCCGGCGCGGGAGCTGACCCTGGCGGAGCTGCGCCGCGAGATCCCCACCGAGACCCTCACGGTGTTCGACCCGTATTACAAGAAGCCCAAGACCTTCCGCGCGCTCCGCTTCGCGGAAGTGCTGCGCGTGGGCTTCGAGGGGGCCAAAGGGACGGCCGACGCGGGCGGCGCGCCGAGCGAGCTCCTGCTCCGCGCGAAGGACGGCTACACGGTGCCCTTGCGGCCGCCGCTCTCCACGGAGCCGGGCGCGTATCTCGCGTACGAGGACGTCGAGGTGCCGGGGTGGGAGCCCATCGGCCCGCAGCGCGCGAACCCCGCGCCGTTCTACCTCGTGTGGCGCGAGCCGGGGCAGCAGAACCTGGAGACCCACCCGCGGCCCTGGCAGCTCGCCACGATCGAGCGCGCGAGCTTCGAGCGCACGTTCCCGCACACGGTGCCCACGGGCGCGCCGCCGGGCTCGCTGGCGGTCGTAGGGTTCGGCCTGTTTCGCGACCGGTGCGTGCGGTGTCACGCGATCAACCGCGAGGGCGGCCGCGTGGGGCCCGAGCTAAACGTGCCAAAGAACGTGCTCGAGTACCGCACCGTGGCCGAGGTGAAGACCTACATTCGTGATCCGCTGTCGCTCCGCTATGGCAACATGCCCCCGCACCCCGATCTGCGCGAGGCCGATCTCGACGCGCTCGTGGGGTATCTCGAGGTCATGAAAGCGCGCAAGTTCGACCCCGATGGCCAGCCAAAGAAGCCCTGA
- a CDS encoding serine/threonine protein kinase — translation MSQRFVRCPHCGTPHDAKAAVCPTTGRRIRTAEPAPRETLPRSPSTGFSSSVPAVLEPLTEEPSLIGQVLGNRYRVLSVLGAGGMGVVYEAEHLGLERHVAVKVLNPIQAKKKNTVKRFQQEARAAGGIGHPNICEVYDMGWLEDGCPYLVMERLHGQNLADRVKKAGGLPFMEVVEVLCQVLAGLMAAHEKGIMHRDIKPENIFLARRTNADPVAKILDFGVSKGMAGGPEEPLDLTRTGMVMGTPYYMSPEQARGERSLDARVDVYACGVMLYECLTGRRPFLAPNYNALLLQILTESPRPARERRPDLPAAFEPILRRAMARARDERYPTAAAMRRDLLHVGKHLQAEAAAAQARAEQAPQQGFPQPGFPQQGFPQPGFPQQGFPQPGFPQQGFPQQGFQAPGYHGQPPAFSPAFAQQAPSPQGAPPQAAQQAPLGRYVQGGAAQPAPQAYAPSAPQGQGPASSGFQPALQQGYGQPPQPYYPHGQPAPFQPQVPQVPQAFARPQAPQAMPPAPAQQPMPPRPAVRPAAGSPARPASIAPPPMAPMAAPPRPSPAPDEPRWQTQRMPPAPSPPSSEQKLRAPFAGSGMPPAAKHPSSGGGAMPAPPKHPSSGGGVASPKHPSSGGGVHSRRPTELDTGPTNEQPRTASKQATAPTLPMGPRPARPVNQDFSDAPTYVISREEILGDYVPPPEPPQPPQSVQQAPASRAPQAASEWDAETTITTAPPEWEQEKEKWEQQDTNHDQPVDPRVQSLRSRIEDDYGDIPVDDATLVRAPLKRPPRR, via the coding sequence ATGAGTCAGAGGTTCGTTCGCTGTCCGCACTGTGGGACGCCGCACGACGCGAAGGCCGCTGTCTGCCCCACCACGGGCAGGCGCATCCGCACGGCCGAGCCCGCCCCTCGCGAGACGCTGCCTCGCTCGCCGTCCACCGGGTTCTCTTCGAGCGTGCCAGCGGTCCTCGAGCCCCTCACCGAAGAGCCTTCGCTCATCGGGCAGGTGCTGGGCAACCGCTACCGCGTGCTGTCGGTGCTCGGCGCGGGCGGCATGGGCGTGGTGTACGAGGCCGAGCACCTGGGCCTCGAGCGCCACGTCGCGGTGAAGGTGCTGAACCCGATCCAGGCCAAGAAGAAGAACACCGTCAAGCGCTTCCAGCAGGAGGCCCGCGCCGCCGGCGGCATCGGGCACCCGAACATCTGCGAGGTGTACGACATGGGCTGGCTCGAGGACGGCTGCCCGTACCTCGTGATGGAGCGCCTGCACGGCCAGAACCTCGCCGACCGCGTGAAGAAGGCCGGTGGGCTCCCGTTCATGGAAGTGGTCGAGGTGCTCTGCCAGGTGCTCGCGGGGCTGATGGCCGCCCACGAGAAGGGCATCATGCACCGCGACATCAAGCCCGAGAACATCTTCCTGGCGCGGCGCACCAACGCCGATCCCGTCGCGAAGATCCTCGACTTCGGCGTGTCGAAGGGCATGGCCGGCGGCCCCGAAGAGCCCCTCGACCTCACCCGCACCGGCATGGTGATGGGCACGCCGTACTACATGTCGCCCGAGCAGGCGCGGGGCGAGCGCAGCCTCGATGCGCGGGTCGACGTGTACGCGTGTGGCGTGATGCTCTACGAGTGCCTCACGGGTCGTCGGCCGTTCCTCGCGCCGAACTACAACGCGCTGCTCCTCCAGATCCTCACCGAGTCGCCGCGGCCCGCGCGCGAACGACGACCCGACCTGCCGGCCGCGTTCGAGCCGATCCTCCGCCGCGCGATGGCCCGCGCCCGCGACGAGCGGTACCCGACCGCGGCGGCGATGCGGCGCGATCTCCTTCATGTGGGCAAGCACCTCCAAGCCGAGGCCGCCGCCGCGCAGGCTCGCGCAGAGCAGGCTCCGCAGCAAGGCTTCCCGCAGCCGGGATTTCCGCAGCAAGGCTTCCCGCAGCCGGGATTTCCGCAGCAAGGCTTCCCGCAGCCGGGATTTCCGCAGCAAGGCTTCCCGCAGCAAGGCTTCCAGGCTCCCGGGTACCACGGTCAGCCGCCAGCCTTTTCGCCCGCGTTCGCGCAGCAAGCGCCCTCTCCACAAGGTGCACCGCCGCAGGCCGCGCAGCAGGCGCCGCTCGGGCGCTACGTGCAGGGCGGCGCGGCGCAGCCGGCGCCACAAGCGTACGCGCCCTCGGCGCCCCAAGGCCAAGGCCCCGCGTCGTCGGGGTTTCAGCCCGCGCTCCAGCAAGGGTACGGCCAGCCTCCGCAGCCGTACTACCCGCACGGGCAGCCGGCGCCGTTCCAGCCGCAGGTCCCGCAGGTCCCGCAGGCGTTCGCGCGCCCGCAGGCCCCGCAGGCCATGCCGCCAGCGCCTGCGCAGCAGCCTATGCCGCCGCGACCCGCCGTGCGGCCCGCCGCGGGCTCGCCCGCACGCCCCGCGTCGATCGCGCCGCCGCCGATGGCCCCGATGGCTGCTCCGCCGCGCCCGTCGCCCGCCCCGGACGAGCCCCGCTGGCAGACCCAGCGTATGCCGCCGGCGCCGTCACCCCCGTCGAGCGAGCAGAAGCTCCGCGCGCCCTTCGCGGGCTCGGGGATGCCGCCCGCCGCGAAGCATCCGTCGTCCGGCGGTGGCGCGATGCCAGCGCCGCCGAAGCACCCGTCGTCCGGCGGCGGCGTGGCGTCGCCGAAGCACCCGTCGTCCGGTGGCGGCGTGCACTCGCGGCGCCCCACGGAGCTCGACACGGGGCCCACGAACGAGCAGCCCCGCACCGCGAGCAAGCAGGCCACCGCGCCCACGCTGCCGATGGGTCCGCGCCCCGCGCGGCCCGTCAACCAAGACTTCTCCGACGCGCCCACCTACGTGATCTCGCGTGAGGAGATCTTGGGCGACTACGTCCCGCCGCCGGAGCCTCCCCAGCCTCCTCAGAGCGTGCAGCAAGCGCCCGCGTCGCGCGCCCCGCAGGCAGCCTCCGAGTGGGACGCCGAGACCACGATCACCACCGCGCCCCCCGAGTGGGAGCAGGAAAAGGAGAAGTGGGAGCAGCAAGACACGAACCACGACCAGCCGGTCGACCCGCGAGTGCAGAGCCTCCGCTCCCGCATCGAGGACGACTACGGTGACATCCCGGTCGACGACGCGACGCTCGTCCGCGCGCCACTCAAGCGACCGCCGCGCAGGTAG
- the aceK gene encoding bifunctional isocitrate dehydrogenase kinase/phosphatase, which yields MSDSLVLDIAQTILDGFDRHYSLFRELSRGARGRFVRGDWAAVREAVRTRIDMYDARVREAVEGVRARFGDAAADDALFREVKVAYIGLLYEHKQPECAETFYNSVATRVLDATYQQNDRIFSRPAISTEHIEPDEPTYRCYYPRSVDLEGTLRRVLLDTGLGQESRGFEDLERDTGYLMRVVAEHFPEGWQHAENFQLHVLRSPFFRGSAAYVVGRALRGNVVVPFVVPLRRSPRGEIVVDTILLDTKEVGRLFSLARDYFMVDMEVPSAYVAFLETVVPRRTRSELYTLVGLQKQGKTLLFRDLFWHLKHSSDPFVVAPGTRGMVMLVFSLPSFPYVFKVIRDWFQPPKDADRELVEERYRLVKHHDRAGRMSDSLEYVNLRFPRDRFDPELLEEMRQLTPTTVEIGDTHVLVKHLYIERRLAPLDMVVATADEERLRRVLGEYGAAIKELAAVNIFPGDLMLKNFGVTRFGRVIFYDYDEIVYLTDCRFRTMPKARDDADEYAGEPWYSVEPNDVFPEQFPQFLLPPGRPRQIFLELHKDLAEAWYWIAQQDKLRAGEPEESPPYPDSIRFARRFAKPSVMP from the coding sequence ATGAGCGACAGCCTCGTCCTCGACATCGCGCAGACCATCCTCGACGGCTTCGACCGCCACTACAGCCTCTTCCGCGAGCTCTCGCGTGGCGCCCGCGGGCGCTTCGTGCGGGGCGACTGGGCGGCCGTGCGCGAGGCGGTGCGGACCCGCATCGACATGTACGACGCGCGGGTGCGCGAGGCCGTCGAGGGCGTGCGCGCGCGCTTCGGCGACGCCGCGGCGGACGACGCGCTCTTCCGCGAGGTGAAGGTCGCGTACATCGGTCTCCTCTACGAGCACAAGCAGCCCGAGTGCGCCGAGACCTTCTACAACTCGGTGGCGACGCGGGTGCTCGACGCCACCTACCAACAGAACGACCGCATCTTCTCGCGGCCGGCCATCTCTACCGAGCACATCGAGCCCGACGAGCCCACCTACCGCTGCTACTACCCGCGCAGCGTCGACCTCGAGGGCACGCTCCGGCGGGTGTTGCTGGACACGGGCCTCGGGCAGGAGTCGCGCGGCTTCGAGGACCTCGAGCGCGACACCGGCTACCTCATGCGGGTCGTCGCCGAGCACTTCCCCGAGGGCTGGCAGCACGCCGAGAACTTCCAACTCCACGTGCTCCGGTCCCCGTTCTTCCGCGGCAGCGCCGCCTACGTGGTTGGGCGCGCCCTCCGCGGCAACGTCGTGGTGCCGTTCGTCGTGCCGCTCCGCCGCAGCCCGCGCGGCGAGATCGTGGTCGACACCATCCTGCTCGACACCAAAGAAGTGGGGCGGCTCTTCAGCCTCGCGCGCGACTACTTCATGGTCGACATGGAGGTGCCGTCGGCCTACGTGGCGTTCCTCGAGACCGTGGTGCCGCGGCGCACGCGCTCGGAGCTCTACACGCTCGTGGGCCTCCAGAAGCAGGGAAAGACCCTGCTGTTTCGCGATCTCTTCTGGCACCTCAAGCACTCGAGCGATCCGTTCGTCGTCGCCCCCGGCACGCGCGGGATGGTCATGCTCGTGTTCTCGCTGCCGTCCTTCCCGTACGTGTTCAAGGTCATTCGCGACTGGTTTCAGCCCCCGAAGGACGCGGATCGCGAGCTCGTCGAGGAGCGGTATCGCCTGGTGAAGCACCACGACCGCGCGGGCCGCATGTCCGACTCGCTCGAGTACGTGAACCTGCGCTTCCCGCGAGACCGCTTCGACCCCGAGCTCCTCGAGGAGATGAGGCAGCTCACGCCCACGACCGTGGAAATCGGCGACACTCACGTGTTGGTCAAGCACCTTTACATCGAGCGCCGCCTCGCGCCGCTCGACATGGTCGTGGCCACCGCCGACGAAGAGCGCCTGCGTCGGGTGCTCGGCGAGTACGGCGCCGCCATCAAGGAGCTCGCCGCCGTGAACATCTTCCCTGGCGATCTCATGCTGAAGAACTTCGGCGTCACGCGCTTTGGCCGGGTCATCTTCTACGACTACGACGAGATCGTGTATCTAACCGACTGCCGCTTTAGGACCATGCCCAAGGCGCGCGACGACGCCGACGAGTACGCCGGCGAGCCTTGGTATTCGGTCGAGCCGAACGACGTGTTCCCGGAGCAGTTTCCGCAGTTCTTGCTGCCGCCCGGGCGCCCTCGGCAGATCTTCCTCGAGCTCCACAAAGACCTCGCCGAGGCTTGGTATTGGATAGCCCAGCAAGACAAGCTCCGCGCAGGTGAGCCCGAGGAGTCGCCGCCGTACCCCGACTCGATCCGCTTCGCGCGCCGGTTCGCCAAGCCCTCCGTGATGCCGTGA
- a CDS encoding fused MFS/spermidine synthase yields MRWRVIQALFALSGACALAYEVVWGRWLVTVLGGSAMATSAVLTAYMGGLALGAWLFGGYSRRSAAPLRDYAFVELGVGLLALAFPLLAERVLGMPPAVRGAAAMVFLLAPTLLMGGTIPLVMAWSAGERLRHEETLGRLYGLNTVGAAVGCLGAGFVLIPKLGLQLSNIVAVMGNLVVALVVLFVHRGTRSPVASGDNADAMADATTDATTEIPAPTPARTPAREEPRALDLRVLHLLAFLSGFATLGLEVVWIRLLRITLGSTTYVFTLVVASYVLGIGLGGLRSAKAAVGTTGAAGSDEEVPRRLAQCQLALVGLLALQFALLPKTPALFNALRAAVPGWDGALLGSAVLCVVALVPVASVSGLTFPLLGRLYLARGHLGRQTGVYYAINTLGAVAGSLLTALVLVPTLGSARTFALLAGLGVVGLVVYTRHGWSRPPRTFAAASLAVVSAGVALAVARPGWTPAYLAHGAYLAPRKERVETVVFAEGRSSTVLVESFGGQLGMAVDGKPEASTAYVDRANQILLGHLPALLAPRVDRALVVGLGSGMTLGMLTQHSPKELELVELEARMADAARCFGDWNHHVMERGGFRMIVDDGLNYLASTDRRYDVITSDPIQPFFRGAAGLYTTEFFQRASERLATGGVMAHWLPLANMTVAEFRLIVRTFIAVFPNARLYWTGGFADTLLVGSNGAFEGGVNPAAFERAKGDLQGIYIDEAAQMDSLLIADRDVLLYWSGHGRKNTLAFPRLEFSSPRSVYANTVDGNMAELLVMRRAMDRDDPAWRLGDLVLAYRAELEHMGDAVTADRILLTALGCPEAAAQCAPARRSGLLRRILFERALAQGDRALTRAAAEDKARHAWWSGRLPPTMPVNPGLVRALESYEHARALAALAAPALPDEVAKVAQRAQSVATAFPPDTAEALRARALAAP; encoded by the coding sequence ATGCGGTGGCGCGTCATCCAAGCCCTCTTCGCGCTCTCCGGCGCGTGCGCCCTCGCCTACGAGGTCGTGTGGGGCCGCTGGCTGGTCACGGTGCTCGGCGGGAGCGCGATGGCCACCAGCGCGGTGCTCACCGCGTACATGGGCGGGCTCGCGCTCGGCGCGTGGCTCTTCGGAGGCTACTCGCGCCGCAGCGCGGCGCCGCTCCGCGACTACGCGTTCGTGGAGCTCGGCGTCGGGCTGCTCGCGCTCGCGTTCCCTCTGCTCGCCGAGCGCGTGCTCGGGATGCCGCCCGCGGTGCGAGGCGCCGCCGCGATGGTCTTCCTGCTCGCGCCCACCCTGCTCATGGGCGGCACGATCCCGCTCGTCATGGCGTGGTCCGCGGGCGAGCGCCTCCGCCACGAGGAGACGCTGGGGCGCTTGTACGGGCTCAACACGGTGGGGGCCGCGGTGGGCTGCCTGGGCGCCGGGTTCGTGCTGATCCCCAAGCTGGGGCTCCAGCTGAGCAACATCGTCGCGGTGATGGGCAACCTCGTCGTGGCGCTGGTGGTGCTGTTCGTGCACCGAGGGACGCGCTCGCCCGTCGCGAGCGGAGACAACGCCGACGCGATGGCCGACGCGACGACCGACGCGACGACCGAGATCCCGGCCCCGACGCCTGCCAGGACGCCCGCGCGAGAAGAGCCGCGGGCGCTCGACCTGCGCGTCCTGCACCTGCTCGCCTTCCTCTCGGGCTTCGCGACCCTCGGCCTCGAGGTCGTGTGGATTCGCCTCCTGCGGATCACGCTCGGGAGCACGACGTACGTCTTCACGCTCGTGGTGGCCTCGTACGTGCTGGGGATCGGCCTCGGCGGGCTTCGCTCGGCCAAGGCCGCCGTGGGGACCACGGGCGCGGCGGGGAGCGACGAGGAGGTCCCGAGACGCCTGGCGCAATGTCAGCTCGCGCTCGTGGGGCTGCTCGCGCTGCAGTTTGCGCTCTTGCCCAAGACGCCGGCGCTCTTCAACGCGCTACGGGCGGCGGTCCCGGGGTGGGACGGCGCGCTGCTGGGCTCGGCGGTGTTGTGCGTCGTCGCCCTCGTGCCGGTCGCCTCCGTGTCGGGGCTCACCTTCCCGCTGCTCGGCCGGCTCTACCTCGCGCGCGGCCACCTCGGGCGGCAGACCGGCGTGTACTATGCAATCAACACGCTCGGCGCCGTCGCCGGCTCGCTCCTCACCGCGCTCGTGCTCGTGCCGACGCTCGGCTCGGCGCGCACCTTCGCGCTGCTCGCCGGCCTCGGCGTCGTGGGCCTGGTGGTGTACACGCGGCACGGGTGGAGCCGTCCGCCGCGCACGTTCGCGGCGGCGTCGCTGGCGGTCGTCAGCGCGGGAGTCGCGCTCGCCGTCGCGCGGCCGGGCTGGACACCGGCGTACCTCGCGCACGGAGCGTACCTGGCGCCCCGGAAGGAGCGCGTGGAGACAGTGGTGTTCGCCGAGGGGCGGAGCTCGACTGTGCTCGTCGAGAGCTTCGGCGGTCAGCTCGGCATGGCGGTCGACGGCAAGCCGGAGGCGAGCACGGCCTACGTCGATCGCGCGAACCAGATCTTGCTCGGCCACCTGCCCGCGCTGCTCGCGCCGCGCGTGGACCGCGCGCTCGTGGTCGGCCTCGGCTCCGGCATGACGCTCGGCATGCTCACGCAGCACTCACCCAAGGAGCTCGAGCTCGTGGAGCTCGAGGCGCGTATGGCCGACGCCGCGCGCTGCTTCGGCGACTGGAACCACCACGTGATGGAGCGCGGCGGGTTCCGGATGATCGTGGACGACGGCCTGAACTACCTCGCGTCCACCGATCGCCGCTACGACGTCATCACCTCCGACCCAATCCAGCCGTTCTTTCGCGGCGCCGCGGGGCTCTACACGACCGAGTTCTTCCAGCGCGCGAGCGAGCGGCTCGCCACCGGCGGCGTCATGGCGCACTGGCTCCCGCTCGCCAACATGACCGTGGCCGAGTTCCGACTCATCGTGCGCACCTTCATCGCCGTCTTCCCGAACGCGCGCCTCTACTGGACGGGCGGGTTCGCCGACACCCTCCTCGTGGGGAGCAACGGGGCCTTCGAGGGAGGCGTGAACCCGGCCGCGTTCGAGCGCGCGAAGGGCGATCTCCAGGGAATCTACATCGACGAGGCCGCGCAGATGGACTCTCTCCTCATCGCCGACCGCGACGTCCTGCTCTATTGGTCCGGCCACGGCCGTAAGAATACGCTCGCGTTCCCGCGGCTCGAGTTCAGCTCGCCGCGGAGCGTGTACGCCAACACCGTGGACGGCAACATGGCCGAGCTCCTCGTCATGCGCCGCGCGATGGACCGCGACGACCCCGCGTGGCGCCTCGGCGACCTCGTGCTCGCGTACCGCGCCGAGCTCGAGCACATGGGCGACGCGGTGACGGCCGACCGCATCCTGCTCACCGCGCTCGGCTGCCCCGAGGCCGCCGCCCAGTGCGCGCCCGCGCGCAGGTCGGGCCTCTTGCGCCGCATCTTGTTCGAGCGCGCGCTCGCGCAAGGCGATCGGGCCCTCACGCGGGCCGCCGCCGAAGACAAGGCGCGCCACGCGTGGTGGTCGGGGCGCTTGCCCCCGACGATGCCGGTGAACCCCGGGCTCGTGCGCGCGCTCGAGTCCTACGAGCATGCGCGAGCGCTGGCGGCGCTGGCCGCGCCGGCGCTACCCGACGAGGTCGCCAAGGTCGCTCAGCGCGCCCAGTCGGTCGCCACGGCCTTCCCCCCCGACACCGCCGAGGCGCTCCGCGCGAGAGCGCTCGCCGCGCCCTGA
- a CDS encoding SCP2 sterol-binding domain-containing protein → MAVDIKKLFNEELPASLAKNAEDAKTIGAKYQMNITDEGEWSIDVSATGPSCVAGNGPADCTITIAAEDFQKLIENPQANGMQLYFAGKLKVAGNQVLAMKLQKLFGYK, encoded by the coding sequence ATGGCCGTCGATATCAAGAAGCTGTTCAACGAGGAGCTCCCGGCGTCGCTCGCCAAGAACGCGGAGGACGCGAAGACCATCGGCGCGAAGTACCAGATGAACATCACGGACGAGGGCGAGTGGTCCATCGACGTGTCGGCCACCGGCCCGTCCTGCGTCGCCGGCAACGGCCCCGCCGACTGCACGATCACGATCGCCGCCGAGGACTTCCAGAAGCTCATCGAGAACCCCCAGGCGAACGGCATGCAGCTCTATTTCGCGGGCAAGCTCAAGGTCGCGGGCAACCAGGTGCTCGCCATGAAGCTCCAGAAGCTCTTCGGCTACAAGTGA
- a CDS encoding CoA transferase has protein sequence MQPLQGVKVLDLTRLLPGPFASLVLADLGAQVDKLEDAQGGDYIRHMPPMIGEQSALFLALNRNKRSVVLDLKRPAARDAFRELVKGYDVVFEQFRPGVLDKLGLSHASLLAENPRLVVCALTGYGQDGPLAKRAGHDLNYLARAGLLGFQGPAEGPPQVPGVQLADVSGGLWSVLGILGALYERERTGEGQVVDVAMVETSLGFATLGYAASLAGQTALPGGDALTGGIAPYGTYATKDGKAMTLAALEPKFWLGFCAAVGLEPDMGALMSGPHQVELKARVAALFAERTRDEWVQFASERDVCLEPVLTPEEAAADPHLRARGVFFELDTKGGPIPQLRLPLTPRDKAHTAPPGQGEHTVEILREAGLSEERIAAATAR, from the coding sequence ATGCAGCCCCTCCAAGGCGTCAAGGTCCTCGACCTCACGCGCCTGCTCCCTGGCCCGTTCGCCTCCCTCGTGCTCGCCGATCTGGGCGCGCAGGTCGACAAGCTCGAGGACGCGCAAGGTGGCGATTACATCCGACATATGCCGCCGATGATCGGCGAGCAGTCGGCGCTGTTCCTGGCGCTGAACCGAAACAAGCGGAGCGTGGTGCTCGACCTGAAGCGCCCGGCCGCGCGCGACGCGTTCCGCGAGCTCGTGAAGGGCTACGACGTGGTGTTCGAACAATTTCGCCCCGGCGTGCTCGACAAGCTCGGCCTGTCGCACGCCTCGCTCCTGGCGGAGAACCCGCGCCTCGTGGTGTGCGCGCTCACGGGCTACGGCCAAGACGGCCCGCTGGCGAAGCGCGCGGGGCACGATCTGAACTACCTGGCGCGGGCGGGGCTGCTCGGCTTCCAGGGCCCCGCCGAGGGTCCGCCGCAGGTGCCCGGCGTGCAGCTCGCCGACGTGAGCGGCGGGCTGTGGAGCGTGCTGGGCATCCTCGGGGCGCTCTACGAGCGCGAGCGCACGGGTGAGGGGCAGGTGGTCGACGTGGCGATGGTGGAGACCAGCCTCGGCTTCGCCACGCTCGGGTACGCGGCCTCGCTCGCGGGCCAGACCGCGCTGCCCGGCGGCGACGCGCTGACGGGTGGCATCGCCCCGTACGGCACCTACGCCACGAAGGACGGCAAGGCGATGACCTTGGCCGCCCTCGAGCCCAAGTTCTGGCTCGGCTTCTGCGCCGCCGTGGGCCTCGAGCCCGACATGGGGGCGCTCATGTCCGGGCCCCACCAGGTGGAGCTCAAGGCCCGCGTCGCGGCCCTGTTCGCCGAGCGCACCCGCGACGAGTGGGTGCAGTTTGCAAGCGAACGCGACGTGTGCCTCGAGCCCGTGCTCACGCCGGAAGAGGCGGCGGCCGATCCGCACCTCCGCGCGCGCGGGGTGTTCTTCGAGCTCGACACGAAGGGCGGCCCGATCCCCCAGCTGCGCCTCCCGCTCACCCCGCGCGACAAGGCGCACACCGCGCCGCCGGGGCAAGGCGAGCACACGGTGGAGATCCTGCGCGAGGCGGGGCTCAGCGAGGAGCGGATCGCGGCGGCCACGGCGCGGTAG